A DNA window from Ignavibacteriales bacterium contains the following coding sequences:
- a CDS encoding DUF1972 domain-containing protein, which produces MKIAILGTRGYPYVYSGYETFVAELAPRLVARGHTLTVYCHRGLFKSFPKIVHGVRLLYIPSVNSKILSQLTNSFLSTLDACCRNNDVLFYVNSANGPFGIITKIFKKRTAINVDGLEWLRPKWKGLGAKYFYTASKLATKYFDVVVSDSERMAEIYEKEFGAASVVIAYGENLSNSQKPELLQKYGLASGDYYLIVGRLIPDNNSAIIAEGFKQSKTKRKLVIVGDVPYKDIYAESVKQIKDSRIVFTGYVRDAEMLSELYCNAYAYIHGHEFGGTNPTLLKALASGCCVFALDTVFSREVLNNTEHGIYFSKDTVEISQLIDKIDNDESTVQVFRDKARRRITERYTWEKITDQYESLFKKMVD; this is translated from the coding sequence ATGAAAATAGCAATTCTTGGAACTCGCGGTTATCCTTATGTCTATAGTGGTTATGAAACATTTGTAGCAGAATTAGCTCCAAGACTTGTAGCGCGAGGACATACTTTGACAGTTTATTGTCATCGTGGGCTATTTAAGAGTTTTCCAAAAATTGTCCATGGAGTACGATTGCTATATATTCCTTCTGTTAATTCAAAAATACTAAGTCAATTAACAAATTCATTTCTTTCTACTCTTGACGCATGTTGCAGAAACAATGATGTTCTATTTTATGTCAACTCGGCCAATGGTCCTTTTGGCATCATAACCAAAATATTTAAGAAGCGAACAGCAATAAATGTCGATGGTTTAGAATGGCTGCGTCCTAAATGGAAAGGGCTTGGCGCTAAGTACTTCTACACAGCATCCAAACTTGCCACAAAGTATTTTGATGTTGTTGTCTCAGATTCAGAGCGGATGGCAGAAATTTATGAAAAGGAATTTGGGGCGGCAAGCGTTGTCATTGCATATGGTGAAAATCTCTCCAACAGCCAGAAACCGGAATTACTGCAAAAATATGGTTTAGCTTCTGGTGATTATTATCTTATTGTGGGAAGATTGATCCCTGATAACAATTCAGCTATTATTGCCGAAGGATTTAAACAATCTAAGACGAAAAGAAAACTTGTAATTGTTGGTGATGTCCCATACAAAGATATATATGCAGAGTCAGTAAAACAAATAAAGGATTCCCGGATTGTTTTTACCGGCTACGTGCGAGATGCAGAGATGCTTAGTGAGTTGTATTGCAATGCTTACGCCTATATACACGGCCACGAATTTGGCGGAACAAATCCGACGCTTCTCAAAGCTCTTGCTAGTGGTTGTTGTGTGTTTGCCTTAGATACTGTTTTTAGTCGTGAAGTGTTAAACAACACGGAACATGGAATTTATTTTTCAAAAGATACGGTTGAAATATCTCAGCTTATCGACAAAATAGATAATGATGAATCAACTGTTCAGGTGTTCCGCGATAAGGCAAGAAGGCGAATAACAGAACGATATACATGGGAGAAGATTACGGATCAATACGAATCCTTGTTTAAAAAAATGGTTGATTAA
- a CDS encoding putative Ig domain-containing protein has product MSSVLRIAICLLFVLGTAKSQEITLLQPTDGLKHQNSRSVTFRWEGNYEYYRLLIGKNIESLSLHGDKITIPEYTVSELDTNQIYYWRIIGFNNAQIDTSMVISFSTDDAILKITKSYITDNTVKIDSALIDLLPSKTAIVLVDFVKQTLPPDSILSPAMQNAIELIESSRRHGILVIHVIHDYDYYVKPKKGEIVVKSDPIHWKGQVFKVIDDNVNLQLLYDDPGIESYLKSVGINNLLYFGFSPSECVLWSRYNSVYNVHKRNPDIFNTVLVSDCSETDSSQYEWTLDIFRERYSLTNLSEVAKALGDSINVKKLILENKSDYNNNFNGNIGSDIRKNTAIIVLNLSNEYLEKNSASTQRYEASIQLTKGLISFARVYQLPIVFINNYSQGNLGITPEPGDISIFGNSFKDEQLLWNYLNDFGIQDMIVTGVISDKSSLFPMSDPGSLTFHRNGGYFAEDKSWRTFFLEDCIYADTIQFNLSSDTIKAIYLHLATGDGLSVDQYKTSMFSILRHNTNKLPSIIPIPNQVAVEDNIFEYHVSAFDPDSAQDNDYVTFRLVHKPSWLSIDRITGTISGTPLIYNLYDTVVVVEALDQYSGVTYQQFSISITHVNHIPEIVSIGSFVAQEDSLYTYQVRTEDPDTLVGDVLTYSLTKKPSWLSIHSGTGLISGIPRGHNVGDTLVTVRVADGKGGIASQAYPISVRHTNHAPVFVTQVDTTAIEDSLYVYTVRASDQDSVLFGDIVRYRLSVKPKWLRIDSVSGVITGTPAGMQARDTVVDIQAIDNKGGIGEQSFTLHVQHVNHPPVITSLPDTVASEDSLYTYHIKASDPDVVFFGDSLRIKNIILPLWLKIYGDSLVAGTPGWLNVGDTLAAFVLSDGRGGEILQNWVIRIFHINHKPIVGSLLFPQPEDTIILKEPPVPIKFVWNSAKDKDIVDTLHYIITIQGPGLDTTIAGIKDTMVSMTFMKRLKQSSRYRWWIEVNDGYATVASYDTNKFKTSDKITSVFVKGSAIPKMYALAQNYPNPFNPTTMVQYDLPEESQIRLTVHNLLGQIVGVIFDGIQHAGRYEINWRPASASSGIYFLIMEAKGQTENQTHFRAVIRMLLLR; this is encoded by the coding sequence ATGTCATCAGTATTAAGAATTGCTATATGTCTCCTCTTTGTTTTGGGCACTGCTAAGTCGCAAGAAATTACTCTGCTTCAACCAACGGACGGATTAAAACACCAGAATTCACGATCAGTGACATTTCGATGGGAAGGCAACTACGAATACTATCGTCTTTTAATAGGAAAGAATATTGAGTCTTTAAGTTTACACGGCGATAAAATTACCATCCCTGAATACACTGTATCCGAATTAGATACAAATCAGATTTACTATTGGCGGATTATTGGTTTTAATAATGCCCAAATTGACACAAGTATGGTAATTAGTTTCTCAACGGACGATGCAATACTGAAAATAACAAAATCATACATTACTGATAATACCGTAAAGATAGATTCCGCACTTATCGACCTACTTCCCAGTAAAACTGCAATAGTACTTGTCGATTTTGTGAAACAAACGCTCCCTCCTGACAGCATTCTAAGTCCCGCTATGCAAAATGCGATAGAGTTAATAGAATCCTCTCGGCGTCATGGAATATTAGTGATACATGTGATTCATGATTACGATTATTATGTGAAGCCTAAAAAAGGTGAGATTGTTGTTAAGAGTGATCCGATTCATTGGAAAGGTCAAGTATTTAAAGTTATTGATGATAATGTAAATTTACAGTTACTATATGATGATCCTGGAATTGAATCATATTTAAAGAGTGTTGGTATTAATAATCTGTTATACTTTGGATTTTCACCCTCAGAATGTGTTCTGTGGTCTCGTTACAATAGTGTTTATAATGTTCATAAAAGGAATCCTGATATTTTCAACACTGTTTTGGTGTCTGATTGCAGCGAAACAGATAGCTCTCAATATGAGTGGACTCTGGACATCTTTAGAGAACGATATAGTCTGACCAATCTGTCCGAAGTAGCAAAAGCTCTTGGTGATTCGATTAATGTTAAAAAACTTATATTAGAAAATAAAAGTGATTACAACAATAATTTTAATGGAAACATCGGTTCCGATATCAGAAAAAACACGGCAATAATAGTATTGAACTTGTCCAATGAATATCTGGAAAAAAATTCTGCTTCAACTCAGAGGTACGAAGCATCTATTCAATTAACAAAAGGCCTTATCAGCTTTGCACGGGTTTATCAATTGCCGATCGTATTCATAAATAATTATTCGCAAGGCAATTTAGGCATTACTCCTGAACCAGGTGATATTTCTATCTTTGGTAATTCTTTTAAAGATGAACAATTATTATGGAATTATCTTAATGACTTTGGTATTCAAGATATGATTGTTACCGGAGTGATATCAGACAAATCTTCACTATTTCCAATGTCTGACCCAGGCTCCTTAACATTTCACCGGAACGGCGGGTATTTCGCAGAAGATAAGAGTTGGAGAACATTTTTTCTTGAGGATTGTATTTACGCTGATACTATACAATTCAATTTATCGAGTGATACTATAAAGGCGATTTATTTACATCTTGCCACCGGAGATGGATTATCTGTTGATCAATATAAAACCTCAATGTTCTCAATCCTAAGACATAACACTAATAAGCTTCCTTCGATTATACCCATTCCAAATCAAGTTGCTGTTGAAGATAATATTTTTGAATATCATGTTAGTGCTTTTGATCCAGACAGTGCTCAAGATAATGATTATGTTACTTTTAGACTGGTCCACAAACCAAGTTGGCTCAGCATTGACAGAATTACGGGAACCATTAGTGGTACTCCACTAATATATAATCTCTATGATACAGTGGTTGTAGTAGAAGCGCTTGATCAATATAGTGGTGTCACATATCAACAATTTTCAATTTCAATTACTCATGTAAACCATATTCCCGAGATTGTCTCAATCGGAAGTTTTGTTGCACAAGAAGACTCGCTCTATACTTATCAGGTGAGGACTGAAGACCCTGATACACTCGTTGGAGATGTGCTTACCTATTCGCTGACTAAAAAGCCAAGCTGGTTGAGTATTCATAGCGGCACAGGGTTGATCAGTGGAATACCGCGCGGACACAATGTTGGAGATACATTGGTGACGGTACGTGTGGCCGACGGTAAAGGTGGAATTGCTAGTCAGGCGTATCCTATTTCTGTCCGCCATACTAATCACGCACCGGTGTTTGTGACCCAAGTGGACACGACAGCAATAGAAGATTCACTCTATGTCTACACAGTCAGAGCCAGCGATCAGGATAGTGTGTTATTTGGAGATATCGTTCGATATCGTTTATCCGTGAAACCGAAGTGGCTGCGGATTGATAGTGTAAGCGGAGTGATCACGGGTACACCTGCAGGGATGCAGGCGCGAGACACTGTTGTAGATATTCAGGCTATTGATAACAAGGGAGGAATAGGAGAGCAGAGCTTTACATTGCATGTGCAGCACGTGAATCATCCACCGGTTATCACAAGTTTGCCCGATACGGTTGCCTCTGAAGATTCTCTGTACACATATCATATAAAAGCATCTGATCCTGATGTAGTATTTTTCGGAGATTCACTTCGGATTAAAAATATCATTCTTCCATTATGGCTAAAAATTTACGGGGATAGTTTGGTTGCGGGAACACCCGGATGGCTAAATGTCGGAGATACACTTGCAGCATTTGTACTGAGTGACGGCCGGGGAGGAGAGATTTTACAAAATTGGGTAATACGTATCTTTCATATAAATCACAAGCCAATAGTCGGCAGCCTCCTTTTCCCACAGCCTGAGGATACAATTATATTGAAGGAACCGCCAGTTCCAATTAAGTTTGTTTGGAACAGTGCAAAAGATAAAGATATCGTCGATACGTTACACTACATCATTACCATTCAAGGGCCTGGATTAGATACAACAATTGCAGGTATCAAAGATACTATGGTATCGATGACATTTATGAAGAGATTAAAACAATCATCGCGATATAGATGGTGGATCGAGGTCAACGACGGTTATGCGACTGTTGCTTCTTATGACACCAATAAGTTCAAGACAAGTGATAAAATAACTTCTGTGTTTGTAAAAGGTTCTGCAATACCTAAAATGTATGCTCTTGCTCAAAACTATCCTAATCCTTTCAATCCAACAACGATGGTCCAATATGATCTCCCGGAAGAATCTCAGATCCGATTAACAGTCCATAATCTCCTCGGTCAAATTGTGGGAGTAATTTTTGATGGTATACAGCATGCTGGACGTTATGAAATCAATTGGAGGCCAGCGTCTGCCTCGAGTGGTATTTATTTTCTCATTATGGAAGCAAAAGGTCAAACAGAAAACCAAACGCACTTTCGCGCTGTGATTCGGATGTTACTTCTGCGTTGA
- a CDS encoding sugar transferase, whose translation MIRRNWRSILIITAIVTDIVAIVLSGFVAYFIRSFISNLPILPFNVFFQHSILFGSVFILLALILGIYRATLHSNSILLYFIAAKAYLFAVFFSLAILYIFETTVFPRKFTLLFFLIFPFLFLLGRFIFNGFIRTMQQYGYGVHNVLIAGYDNGGMAIIRRFKNFPELGYALKGIITNQKHHSLVPMEIHGVLVPRYSLTELERVITEHNIDRTFVPSTDVITNGYASVFDICKKKNVKLKVLSENSDYLLRHSHINDIAGITLYAPPRTRVDVLKRIMKRIFDLVVASGVLIIVSPILILTALAIWIESGRPIFFIQKRAAIKGGKTFNFHKFRSMVKDADEMKESLFDLNETDGALFKIKDDPRNTRVGKFIRRYSIDELPQLINVFKGEMSIVGPRPLPIGDLRKLKESKEYWHSIRDRERMKPGITGLWQISGRSNVGFREMIWLDLYYIENQSLLFDIEILFATIPTVLFGNGAY comes from the coding sequence ATGATACGGAGAAATTGGCGGTCAATATTAATTATTACTGCAATTGTTACTGATATCGTTGCGATTGTCCTTTCTGGATTCGTAGCTTATTTCATCCGAAGTTTTATTAGCAATTTACCTATTCTTCCTTTTAATGTTTTTTTTCAGCATAGTATTCTTTTTGGGTCTGTTTTTATATTGCTTGCATTAATTCTTGGTATCTATCGAGCGACATTACATAGTAATTCCATTCTTCTGTATTTCATAGCAGCGAAGGCATATTTGTTTGCAGTTTTCTTTTCATTAGCAATTCTCTATATTTTCGAAACAACTGTATTCCCCCGCAAATTTACGCTTTTATTCTTTCTCATTTTTCCATTTTTATTCCTTCTCGGCCGGTTCATCTTTAATGGTTTTATACGTACGATGCAGCAATATGGATATGGAGTGCATAATGTCCTCATCGCCGGATATGATAATGGTGGAATGGCAATTATCAGACGTTTCAAGAATTTTCCTGAATTGGGATATGCTCTTAAAGGAATTATTACCAATCAGAAGCATCACTCTCTTGTACCCATGGAAATTCATGGAGTCCTCGTTCCGCGATATTCCCTTACTGAGCTTGAACGAGTTATTACAGAACATAATATTGATAGAACATTTGTCCCTTCGACTGACGTAATCACAAACGGTTATGCTTCAGTATTTGATATTTGCAAAAAAAAGAACGTTAAATTGAAAGTATTATCCGAAAATTCCGATTATCTTCTTCGGCACTCGCATATCAATGATATTGCGGGAATTACGTTGTATGCACCACCGAGAACTCGAGTTGATGTACTAAAACGAATCATGAAGCGAATATTTGATCTTGTTGTTGCCAGTGGAGTGCTGATTATCGTAAGCCCAATTCTTATTCTTACTGCATTAGCCATTTGGATCGAGTCAGGACGTCCGATATTCTTTATCCAAAAACGCGCTGCAATAAAAGGTGGAAAGACATTTAATTTCCACAAATTCCGCAGTATGGTAAAAGATGCCGATGAAATGAAAGAATCACTGTTTGATCTGAATGAGACGGATGGCGCACTTTTTAAAATTAAGGATGATCCACGCAATACCCGGGTTGGGAAATTCATCCGGCGATATAGCATTGATGAATTACCGCAACTTATTAATGTATTTAAGGGAGAGATGAGTATTGTGGGTCCCCGTCCATTGCCAATAGGAGATCTTCGAAAATTAAAGGAATCTAAAGAGTATTGGCATTCTATCCGAGATCGTGAAAGAATGAAACCTGGAATCACAGGATTGTGGCAAATTTCAGGCAGGAGTAATGTAGGATTTCGGGAAATGATATGGCTCGATCTATATTATATAGAAAATCAATCGTTGTTATTTGACATAGAAATACTCTTCGCAACAATTCCAACAGTGCTGTTTGGAAATGGAGCATATTGA
- a CDS encoding UDP-glucose/GDP-mannose dehydrogenase family protein, with translation MKISIIGTGYVGLVQGACFADSGNNVICMDVDEKKINSLKKGIIPIYEPGLNEIVRRNSQDGRLVFTTNLKVAVENSKVIFLCLPTPQSEDDSADLSRVLSVSENLAELINEYKVIVSKSTVPVGTVDRIKQVIRKKSKYEVEVVSNPEFLKEGSAIQDSMKPDRIIIGTRSKKAIAILKDLYAPFVRTGNPILIMNERSAEMTKYAANAFLATKISFMNELSNLCEEVGADIDWVRKGIGSDPRIGNQFLFAGLGYGGSCFPKDVKALVKTSQENACDLKILRAVDDVNERQKKTLVRKLVNYYKGQLKNKVIVLWGLAFKPQTDDMRAAPSIEVINALLKLGARVRAHDPIALARAKILYPTGVEFFENSYDALKGGEALLIITEWNEFRRPDFQRIKSLMKSPVIFDGRNIYDPKELKEAGFTYFGMGRKTE, from the coding sequence ATGAAAATTTCAATAATCGGAACAGGGTATGTCGGACTTGTACAGGGAGCATGTTTTGCTGATTCAGGTAACAATGTTATCTGCATGGATGTGGATGAAAAGAAAATAAACAGCTTGAAGAAGGGCATTATCCCAATTTATGAACCAGGATTGAACGAAATAGTAAGGCGTAATTCTCAAGATGGGCGGTTGGTCTTCACGACGAACCTGAAGGTTGCAGTGGAGAACTCAAAAGTGATATTTCTTTGTCTGCCGACGCCGCAATCGGAAGATGACTCTGCGGATCTTTCTCGTGTTTTATCCGTCTCCGAGAATCTTGCTGAATTAATTAATGAATATAAGGTCATTGTGAGTAAAAGCACGGTGCCAGTAGGGACCGTCGATAGGATTAAACAAGTTATACGCAAAAAGAGCAAATATGAAGTGGAAGTTGTCTCAAATCCGGAATTTTTAAAGGAAGGTTCAGCGATACAAGATTCAATGAAACCAGACCGAATCATTATCGGCACTCGCAGTAAAAAAGCCATTGCAATACTCAAAGATTTGTATGCTCCTTTTGTGCGCACGGGGAATCCAATTCTCATTATGAATGAACGTAGTGCTGAAATGACAAAATACGCCGCAAATGCATTTCTTGCCACAAAGATTTCGTTTATGAATGAGTTATCAAATTTATGCGAAGAAGTGGGAGCAGATATAGACTGGGTACGGAAAGGTATTGGTAGCGATCCGCGGATCGGCAATCAATTTCTCTTTGCCGGGCTTGGTTATGGTGGATCATGTTTTCCGAAGGATGTAAAAGCGTTGGTGAAAACATCGCAGGAGAACGCGTGTGATTTAAAGATTCTTAGAGCAGTGGATGATGTTAATGAACGACAAAAAAAGACATTGGTGCGAAAGCTTGTGAATTATTATAAAGGTCAATTAAAAAATAAAGTTATTGTTTTGTGGGGATTGGCGTTTAAACCCCAAACAGACGATATGCGAGCGGCACCATCCATTGAAGTAATTAACGCATTATTAAAGTTGGGAGCGCGTGTGCGTGCGCATGATCCCATTGCGCTTGCAAGAGCCAAAATACTATATCCTACAGGTGTGGAATTTTTTGAGAACAGTTACGACGCATTAAAAGGCGGAGAAGCTTTGCTCATCATTACAGAGTGGAATGAATTTCGAAGACCCGACTTCCAGCGCATAAAATCTCTCATGAAATCACCGGTTATTTTTGACGGAAGAAACATTTATGATCCGAAAGAGTTAAAAGAAGCTGGATTTACGTACTTTGGCATGGGGAGAAAAACGGAATAA
- a CDS encoding NAD-dependent epimerase/dehydratase family protein, whose product MKKALVCGAGGFIACHLVKKLKSEGYWVRGVDIKKHEWSPKAADEFLLLDLRIEENCRKALTVNGGTFDEVYQLAADMGGMGFIHSAETEIMHNSALINIYMTDLSARMGVPRYFFSSSVCVYRDMKQGEPEMKEAEAIPAHPDNEYGWEKLYSERIAMAYERRFGMQVRIARFQNCYGPEGTWTGGREKAPAAISRKVAEVETGGTIEVWGDGTAVRSYTYVSDMVDGIYLLMHSDLTGAVNIGCPQYVTVDELANTVAKVSGKKINIKHVPGPVGVQSRNFSNERVYSLGWKPKVYLEDGVKLTYPWIATQVKANNARE is encoded by the coding sequence ATGAAAAAAGCTTTAGTATGTGGTGCTGGTGGTTTTATAGCTTGTCATCTAGTGAAAAAACTTAAAAGCGAAGGATACTGGGTACGCGGTGTCGATATTAAAAAACATGAATGGTCTCCGAAAGCGGCTGATGAATTTCTCTTACTTGATCTTCGGATAGAAGAAAATTGTCGCAAAGCGTTAACGGTTAATGGCGGTACATTTGATGAAGTATATCAACTTGCCGCAGATATGGGGGGAATGGGTTTTATTCATTCTGCAGAGACTGAAATTATGCACAATAGTGCGCTTATCAATATCTATATGACAGATCTCTCTGCACGAATGGGAGTCCCGCGATATTTCTTTTCATCTTCCGTCTGTGTTTATCGCGATATGAAACAGGGCGAGCCAGAAATGAAGGAGGCCGAGGCGATTCCAGCACATCCAGACAACGAGTACGGATGGGAAAAACTTTACTCTGAACGAATAGCGATGGCGTATGAACGCCGATTTGGTATGCAAGTACGCATAGCTCGATTCCAAAATTGTTATGGCCCTGAAGGAACATGGACGGGCGGCAGAGAAAAAGCTCCGGCTGCAATATCGCGCAAAGTAGCGGAAGTTGAAACTGGCGGTACAATTGAAGTTTGGGGAGACGGCACAGCAGTTCGTTCTTACACCTACGTGAGCGATATGGTAGACGGCATTTATCTCTTGATGCATTCTGATTTGACGGGTGCCGTAAATATTGGATGCCCGCAGTACGTCACCGTAGACGAGTTAGCTAACACAGTCGCAAAAGTTTCAGGAAAGAAAATCAACATCAAACACGTGCCTGGACCGGTTGGTGTTCAATCACGGAATTTTTCCAACGAACGGGTTTATTCGCTTGGATGGAAACCAAAAGTATATCTTGAAGATGGGGTCAAGTTGACGTACCCTTGGATAGCAACTCAAGTGAAGGCAAATAATGCTCGGGAGTAA
- a CDS encoding adenylyltransferase/cytidyltransferase family protein, producing MSNKKKVFVTGCFDMLHSGHVAFFKESASYGEVYVGLGSDETVFNLKGRYPINNQNERKYMIDALACVKECLINTGSGIMDFIKEIDIVKPDIFVVNEEGNTPAKEELSKKLGIEYLVLKRLPFENLPIRSSTALREELTMPFRLDLAGGWLDQPYVGKIAAGPVLTISIEPTIEFNERSGMATSTRRKAIELWHTDVPPGNKEKLAKILFSYENPPGTKVISGSQDAIGIVMPCFNKLDYDGGFWPTKITSVLDEDILSWIENHLSLITLGPRDDLYDVLENTQISKENAEALSSAAEQCWDSILRKDLQGFGKYFKKSFEAQIKMFPNMVYDDIFKTIERYKNSAYGWKLSGAGGGGYLVFVTEHTLSGAIQLKIRRKTL from the coding sequence ATGAGCAATAAGAAAAAAGTCTTTGTAACAGGATGCTTTGACATGCTCCATAGTGGTCATGTTGCTTTTTTCAAGGAATCAGCCAGCTATGGTGAAGTGTATGTTGGCTTAGGTTCCGATGAAACTGTTTTCAATCTTAAGGGACGTTATCCGATCAACAATCAAAATGAACGAAAATATATGATTGATGCATTGGCCTGTGTAAAAGAATGTTTAATCAATACAGGCTCTGGCATTATGGATTTCATAAAGGAAATTGATATTGTGAAGCCGGATATCTTTGTGGTGAATGAAGAGGGAAACACTCCGGCGAAAGAAGAACTGAGCAAAAAGCTTGGAATTGAATATTTAGTTTTAAAACGGCTCCCATTCGAAAATTTACCAATCCGGTCCTCAACAGCATTAAGAGAAGAGTTAACAATGCCGTTTAGGCTTGATTTGGCTGGCGGATGGCTAGACCAACCTTATGTCGGCAAAATTGCAGCTGGTCCCGTGCTCACTATTTCGATTGAACCAACTATTGAGTTTAACGAGAGAAGCGGAATGGCAACGAGTACGAGAAGAAAAGCAATCGAATTATGGCATACTGACGTTCCACCTGGTAATAAAGAGAAGCTTGCAAAAATTCTCTTTAGTTATGAAAACCCGCCTGGAACAAAAGTCATTTCAGGCTCTCAGGACGCAATTGGAATTGTTATGCCTTGCTTCAATAAACTCGATTATGATGGAGGATTTTGGCCGACAAAAATTACTTCAGTTCTTGACGAAGATATTTTATCATGGATCGAAAATCACCTGAGTCTAATTACTCTTGGTCCACGGGATGATCTTTATGATGTTCTAGAAAACACACAAATTAGCAAAGAGAATGCAGAAGCTCTCAGCTCTGCAGCAGAACAGTGTTGGGATTCGATACTAAGAAAAGATTTACAAGGATTTGGAAAATATTTTAAAAAATCATTTGAAGCACAAATAAAGATGTTCCCGAACATGGTCTATGATGATATTTTTAAAACAATCGAACGATATAAGAATTCTGCGTACGGTTGGAAATTATCTGGTGCAGGAGGAGGGGGATATTTGGTGTTTGTCACCGAACACACTTTGAGTGGAGCGATTCAATTAAAAATAAGAAGAAAGACATTGTAA
- the gmd gene encoding GDP-mannose 4,6-dehydratase, whose amino-acid sequence MTIKKALITGITGQDGSYLSELLLEKGYEVHGIIRRSSSFNTGRIDHLFNNPEIQGKTMFLHYGDLTDTSNLNRLLEKIEPVEIYNLAAQSHVKVSFEMPEYTAEVDAVGTLRFLDAIRETGLRTKFYQASTSELFGKAQEVPQTETTPFYPRSPYGVAKLYGYWIIINYREAYGLYACNGILFNHESPRRGETFVTRKISLAAARIKLGLQDKLTVGNLYSKRDWGYAPEYCEGMWRMLQQEKPDDFILATGETHTIKEFVDAVFNELEMDLTWKGEKENEVGLLKKDGRVCVEVDPRYYRPTEVELLIGNPAKAKEKLGWIPKTTFRELAKMMAKADFEKVKRRGY is encoded by the coding sequence ATGACGATTAAAAAAGCTTTAATCACCGGAATAACCGGCCAGGATGGTTCTTATCTCTCGGAACTCTTACTTGAAAAAGGATATGAAGTTCACGGCATCATTCGAAGGAGCAGCTCTTTTAACACGGGAAGAATTGACCATTTATTTAATAATCCCGAGATTCAGGGAAAAACGATGTTTCTCCATTATGGCGATCTTACGGATACGAGTAATCTTAATCGTCTTCTCGAAAAAATTGAGCCTGTAGAAATTTATAACCTTGCTGCACAAAGCCACGTAAAAGTATCATTTGAAATGCCCGAATATACTGCTGAAGTAGATGCGGTAGGTACATTGCGCTTTTTGGATGCGATTCGAGAAACAGGACTTCGCACGAAATTCTATCAGGCATCGACAAGCGAATTATTTGGTAAAGCGCAGGAAGTTCCACAGACAGAAACAACTCCTTTTTATCCTCGCAGTCCGTATGGTGTTGCGAAATTGTATGGGTATTGGATTATTATTAATTATAGAGAAGCATACGGATTATATGCCTGTAACGGTATTCTCTTCAATCATGAATCACCGAGACGCGGGGAGACATTTGTTACAAGAAAAATATCACTTGCAGCAGCTCGTATCAAATTAGGATTGCAAGATAAGCTCACGGTAGGAAATTTGTATTCCAAGCGTGACTGGGGATACGCACCTGAATATTGCGAAGGGATGTGGCGTATGCTTCAACAGGAAAAACCGGATGATTTTATTCTTGCGACGGGAGAGACGCATACGATTAAAGAATTCGTTGACGCGGTATTCAACGAACTGGAAATGGATTTAACCTGGAAAGGCGAAAAAGAAAACGAAGTAGGATTATTAAAAAAAGACGGGCGCGTATGTGTAGAAGTGGATCCGCGATACTATCGTCCCACGGAAGTTGAATTACTGATTGGAAATCCTGCAAAAGCAAAAGAAAAATTGGGATGGATTCCGAAGACCACATTCCGTGAGTTAGCAAAAATGATGGCAAAAGCAGATTTTGAAAAGGTGAAAAGAAGAGGTTATTAA